AACGAACCCCGACTCCCAGCCTGAAGGATGAACGTAAACCTTTTCGCCCAAGACTTCCGCCAACAATTGTGCCCCTAAACACAGTCCAAAAATTTTCTTATCACTATTAACGGCTTCCTTCAGAAACTTCTTTTCGGCACGAAGCCACGGGAATTTTTCTTCTTCAAAGGTATTAGCCGTGCCCCCGCAAATCACCACACCCACATACTCGTCCAACTGCGGTACCAGCTGCTGATCGGCCGGACGCCAATATTCAATTTGAATGCTATTTTTTGCGGCCCACTCTAAGGTGGATCCCGCAGGAACCGTATCTTGATGTTGTATGATCAGGAGCTTTTTCATTTGTCCAAATGCTATCCCATAAGTATCTAAATTTGCTAGGTGTTTAAGGCTTAGACGGTCACTTTACGGCAATTCGTTATCCAATTCGAGCTGAGACCGGTGCCGATTTTGCTATTATGTTCGACGATGTTAAGTATGAAGATCCTTATGACCTCATTGATGCTATTTGGTGCCACTGCAACTCAAGCTGCTGGGATGTGCGAACATATCTTTACCAATGAGCCCTCGACATACTACCAATCTTCCCGCCAATTCATCGGTAGCGAATTCAACCTCGTCTTGAACGATGTGAACATGGCCTTGTTCGATCGCCTTGTGAATAAACAATCTGATTACACCCTTGCAGACCAAAAAGCAT
This is a stretch of genomic DNA from Bdellovibrio sp. GT3. It encodes these proteins:
- a CDS encoding glutamine amidotransferase-related protein, translating into MKKLLIIQHQDTVPAGSTLEWAAKNSIQIEYWRPADQQLVPQLDEYVGVVICGGTANTFEEEKFPWLRAEKKFLKEAVNSDKKIFGLCLGAQLLAEVLGEKVYVHPSGWESGFVEVELQDGSKLQAFQSHLCTFDLPKGAELIATNEFCKNQAYRFGGNIVATQFHPETTTDWIKYCADKDLSVRSGNVQTREQMLSSLGLQKPLQDWYFNQLDLLFLDCQKPI